In Bythopirellula goksoeyrii, a single window of DNA contains:
- a CDS encoding alpha/beta fold hydrolase, with the protein MIKSVQLDSIQINYTDAGSGQPVVLLHGFPLDHSMWTPQIAELSKECRIIAPDLRGFGQSTLTLEDAENGVEMHQYAEDVAALLDKIGLKEPVILCGFSMGGYVLWQFALRYPKRVRAVVLCDTRAVADSNEAREGRIKTAEAVMESGLNSLIESMLPKLLSKVTLTQRPEVVSQVTQMMRSCEPAAVAAALRGMAAREDVTGELAKITLPALIIVGSEDVISPPAEMRGMAELLPHVQFVEIPESGHMTTLENPGAVTESLQRFVAEITGG; encoded by the coding sequence GTGATAAAATCTGTTCAGCTCGACTCGATCCAAATCAACTATACCGACGCTGGCAGCGGGCAACCCGTGGTCTTATTGCACGGTTTTCCGCTGGATCACTCGATGTGGACTCCGCAGATTGCCGAGTTAAGTAAAGAATGTCGCATCATTGCACCGGACTTACGTGGCTTCGGCCAATCCACTCTCACGCTTGAAGATGCTGAGAATGGAGTCGAAATGCACCAATATGCAGAGGATGTCGCCGCATTGCTGGATAAGATCGGTTTGAAAGAGCCAGTGATTCTCTGCGGATTTTCAATGGGAGGCTACGTTCTGTGGCAGTTCGCTCTCCGCTATCCCAAACGCGTCCGGGCAGTCGTACTTTGCGATACACGCGCGGTGGCTGATAGCAATGAAGCTCGCGAAGGCAGAATCAAAACGGCAGAAGCTGTAATGGAATCGGGCCTAAATTCACTTATCGAGTCAATGCTCCCTAAGTTGTTGAGCAAAGTAACGCTCACCCAACGTCCTGAAGTTGTTAGCCAAGTGACGCAGATGATGCGGTCTTGTGAACCGGCGGCAGTTGCCGCAGCCCTGCGGGGGATGGCCGCACGTGAGGATGTCACGGGCGAACTCGCCAAGATTACGCTACCTGCATTGATCATCGTCGGCTCAGAGGATGTGATTAGTCCTCCTGCCGAAATGCGAGGCATGGCCGAATTGCTTCCCCATGTGCAATTCGTGGAGATCCCCGAGTCTGGACACATGACTACGCTAGAGAACCCCGGTGCAGTTACCGAATCGCTGCAACGATTTGTAGCGGAAATCACTGGCGGATGA
- a CDS encoding tetratricopeptide repeat protein — MRDSKIFRSIVLSAGLVGFLEPAVAIDKNLAVRPEAQSATSTNDADLQKIKELIAQLGSDDFLTRREAESQIIAMGAMAFDHLQEAQNNADLEIATQAEYLLHRITVDYWIRSDDPEEVRELMKSYAKVSLAQRREIIGQLGVLNDAMGVGALSRISHFELSPRLAKFGALAVLGAREKHLKLAETVALSIRQEIGDSPRDTARWLRTYADQLQDTESISPEWLSLIDAEAALLKDEPEETSLDVVIQLMQFHIQLCADEKHPAELFESLRRRIDLVVDQGGTPRDILAKTLLWTMNEQEWKALELMEAHYGEQLKQDRLLLYLVAIARAERGQDVDAKKIAGRAFDLVKSDNAERANIADIIAEYGHHDWAEKEWRFVIDHSEVASQESMDARRSLASWCLHDRGEDQEAAELMAEVCDAVDADPQLKQRVMHDNELRYLMSDLRKSREFFTACDLNKKGDHAAERKHLDLAYAYQTDMQDPDILIAMYRLPNQDEAYRAKVKERIRQAANDVDQLIEKYPDEALWYNHWAWLVSNTEGDFSKAVRYSHRSLELSPDSPSYLDTLGRCYYAAGDLGSAIKYQRQAVEKHPQVQVMRRQLTTFEKALAESKLQDKGQP, encoded by the coding sequence ATGCGAGATAGCAAGATATTTCGGAGCATCGTGCTTAGCGCCGGCCTAGTTGGGTTTCTTGAGCCGGCTGTGGCCATCGACAAGAATCTCGCGGTGCGCCCCGAAGCACAATCTGCAACTTCGACCAACGATGCCGATTTGCAGAAGATCAAAGAACTCATTGCCCAACTAGGGAGCGATGATTTTCTTACTCGCCGCGAAGCGGAGTCGCAGATTATCGCTATGGGGGCGATGGCGTTTGATCACTTGCAAGAGGCACAGAACAACGCTGATCTAGAGATTGCCACGCAGGCTGAGTACCTGCTGCACCGCATCACTGTGGACTATTGGATTCGCTCCGACGATCCTGAAGAAGTTCGCGAACTGATGAAATCCTATGCAAAAGTGTCGCTGGCCCAGCGGCGCGAGATCATTGGGCAACTGGGGGTTCTCAATGACGCCATGGGAGTGGGAGCTTTGAGTCGCATCTCGCATTTCGAGTTGTCTCCACGACTTGCCAAGTTCGGCGCATTGGCAGTTTTAGGGGCGAGGGAAAAGCACCTCAAGTTAGCCGAGACAGTTGCTCTGAGCATCCGCCAGGAGATAGGTGACAGCCCCAGGGATACTGCTCGGTGGCTGCGCACCTATGCTGATCAGTTGCAAGATACCGAGTCCATTTCTCCGGAGTGGCTATCGTTGATTGATGCCGAGGCTGCTCTGCTGAAAGACGAGCCAGAGGAAACGAGCCTGGACGTTGTCATTCAACTGATGCAATTTCACATTCAATTGTGTGCAGACGAGAAACATCCCGCAGAATTATTCGAGTCGTTGCGGCGCCGGATTGATCTCGTGGTTGACCAAGGAGGCACCCCCAGGGATATCTTAGCAAAGACTTTGCTCTGGACGATGAATGAACAAGAGTGGAAAGCCCTGGAATTGATGGAGGCCCACTATGGTGAGCAGCTCAAGCAAGATCGGTTGCTTCTGTATTTGGTAGCCATTGCACGTGCCGAGAGAGGACAAGACGTCGATGCGAAGAAAATTGCAGGGCGAGCCTTTGACCTAGTGAAATCTGACAACGCTGAGCGGGCGAATATCGCCGACATCATCGCCGAGTATGGCCATCACGATTGGGCGGAGAAGGAATGGCGATTCGTTATTGATCACTCTGAAGTAGCTAGCCAGGAATCAATGGACGCCCGCCGGTCGCTGGCCAGCTGGTGTCTGCACGACCGAGGCGAAGATCAGGAGGCCGCAGAACTGATGGCAGAAGTTTGCGATGCGGTCGATGCGGACCCTCAGCTCAAGCAGCGCGTCATGCACGACAACGAGTTGCGTTATTTGATGAGCGATCTGCGCAAGAGCCGAGAGTTTTTCACTGCTTGCGATCTGAACAAGAAAGGCGACCATGCCGCCGAACGAAAGCATCTCGATTTGGCCTATGCCTATCAGACCGACATGCAAGACCCCGATATCTTGATCGCCATGTATCGCTTGCCAAATCAGGACGAGGCCTACCGTGCCAAGGTAAAAGAGCGTATTCGTCAGGCAGCCAATGATGTCGATCAACTCATTGAGAAATACCCCGACGAAGCACTCTGGTACAACCATTGGGCTTGGCTGGTAAGCAACACCGAAGGGGACTTCTCTAAGGCAGTTCGCTATTCTCACCGGTCATTGGAGTTGTCGCCTGATAGTCCCAGCTATTTGGATACGTTGGGTCGCTGCTATTATGCCGCCGGTGATCTGGGTAGTGCGATCAAGTATCAGCGCCAGGCCGTTGAGAAGCACCCTCAGGTTCAGGTGATGCGGCGGCAACTGACAACGTTTGAAAAGGCACTCGCAGAAAGCAAATTACAAGACAAGGGGCAACCGTGA
- a CDS encoding response regulator, whose translation MSDTKHRVLIADDNDANVELLEAYLAGLDVETAIAVDGQDTLDKVASFEPDLILLDIMMPKLSGFEVCQRLKAEPATSGIMILMVTALNELGDIERAVEAGTDDFLSKPVNKLELVKRVELMLKHRSMSDELERLRRYIEEMEEAR comes from the coding sequence ATGAGTGATACCAAACACCGCGTACTAATTGCCGACGACAACGACGCCAATGTCGAGCTCTTGGAGGCGTACCTGGCGGGGTTGGACGTGGAGACGGCCATTGCTGTCGATGGGCAGGATACGCTCGACAAAGTCGCCTCTTTTGAGCCAGACCTGATTCTGCTTGATATCATGATGCCAAAACTCAGCGGCTTCGAAGTCTGCCAACGACTCAAAGCAGAGCCTGCGACCAGCGGTATTATGATCCTGATGGTCACGGCGCTAAACGAGTTGGGCGACATCGAACGAGCTGTCGAGGCGGGGACGGATGACTTTCTTTCCAAACCTGTCAATAAGCTGGAGCTCGTCAAGCGTGTCGAACTCATGCTCAAACATCGCAGCATGAGCGATGAGCTAGAGCGGTTGCGGCGTTACATCGAAGAAATGGAAGAGGCCCGCTAG
- a CDS encoding serine hydroxymethyltransferase produces MTNFLAENDPEVWAAVSDEMTRQEDGLELIASENYTSPAVMQAAGSVLTNKYAEGYPGRRYYGGCEYVDVAENLAIDRAKELFGAEYANVQPHSGSQANTAIYLAALEPGDTVLGLDLAHGGHLTHGMKLNISGMLYHFVSYGVRKEDHRIDFDQVAQLAKEHKPKLIVAGASAYPREIPHDKFAEIAESCGAKLMVDMAHYAGLVAAGLHNSPVPLADFVTTTTHKTLRGPRGGLCLAKAEYSKTINSRVFPGIQGGPLMHVIAGKAVCFGEALKGDFKVYMQQVVDNAKALAETLAAGGLRLVSGGTDNHLMLVDVTPMEIGGKLAESALDACGITVNKNMIPFDERKPMDPSGIRLGTPALSSRGMGEEEMRSVGRWILEALRAPEDTTTHERIRGEVRNMCEQFPVPAAALCEELVAGTT; encoded by the coding sequence ATGACTAACTTTCTTGCTGAGAATGATCCCGAGGTGTGGGCTGCCGTTTCTGACGAAATGACGCGTCAGGAAGATGGTTTGGAATTAATTGCCAGCGAGAATTACACAAGCCCAGCCGTGATGCAGGCCGCGGGGAGTGTGCTGACTAATAAATATGCCGAGGGGTATCCCGGCCGCCGCTACTACGGCGGCTGTGAGTATGTCGATGTGGCCGAGAATCTTGCCATTGACCGCGCCAAGGAACTTTTCGGAGCCGAGTATGCCAATGTGCAGCCACATTCGGGTTCGCAGGCTAACACGGCTATCTATCTGGCAGCCTTGGAACCCGGCGACACAGTGTTGGGCCTGGACTTGGCCCATGGCGGGCATCTCACGCATGGTATGAAGCTGAACATCTCAGGGATGCTCTACCACTTTGTCAGCTACGGCGTGCGGAAAGAAGATCACCGCATCGACTTCGACCAGGTAGCCCAACTTGCCAAAGAACATAAGCCTAAGCTAATCGTTGCCGGAGCGAGCGCTTATCCGCGTGAGATTCCCCACGACAAGTTCGCCGAGATCGCTGAAAGTTGTGGGGCGAAACTCATGGTCGACATGGCCCACTACGCGGGTTTGGTTGCTGCCGGCCTGCATAATAGCCCCGTTCCCCTGGCCGACTTTGTCACGACCACCACACACAAGACGTTGCGAGGCCCGCGCGGAGGATTATGCTTAGCCAAGGCCGAGTATAGCAAGACGATTAATAGCCGAGTGTTTCCCGGTATCCAGGGCGGGCCATTGATGCACGTGATCGCCGGCAAGGCAGTATGCTTCGGCGAGGCGCTCAAGGGAGACTTCAAAGTATACATGCAGCAGGTGGTCGACAACGCCAAGGCGCTGGCTGAAACGTTGGCCGCCGGTGGATTACGCTTGGTCAGCGGCGGCACGGACAATCACCTGATGCTCGTCGACGTGACTCCGATGGAGATTGGTGGCAAGCTCGCCGAGTCGGCGCTCGATGCCTGTGGCATCACGGTCAACAAGAATATGATTCCCTTCGACGAGCGCAAACCTATGGATCCCTCGGGGATTCGCCTTGGAACACCAGCACTTTCCTCGCGGGGAATGGGAGAAGAAGAAATGCGTTCGGTGGGACGTTGGATATTGGAGGCCTTGCGGGCCCCGGAAGATACGACCACCCACGAACGAATTCGTGGCGAAGTGCGCAACATGTGTGAGCAGTTCCCAGTTCCCGCTGCGGCGTTGTGTGAAGAACTAGTTGCTGGAACCACCTGA
- a CDS encoding AsmA family protein encodes MSRRRNSNDGQPRRKSRFKRRMFALLLLVVVTVSAAPTMIAYSPLRDTLLNWQMPQGGWHIQSEQGCLSWIGSQSLTNVAIVAPDGNPLLTVESLTVERSLVGLALHSRDLGAVRLVQPVAYVTTRSDGSNLEDFLAAVDKRRASIPAESGDPSKLVEKISLRLDIVDGSVHGFDTTAESKWQVDQTNLKAVLAAERGLISADGSAVVRYADDQTGSVKIRVQEAADNHQQLDMIAEGLLLEPLRPLLLRTLGDCQLAGVAAFDVHVLWNPKNEGPLTLSTWGHTECDSLTFSGEVLQGDRLECSRLEIPWKASFAHGEVGISELKLKCDWAEVAAQGALALEELKTFSLANLPQREFKLTGKVSLARLAQMLPHVLQIRDGVRIDAGEVEWNANSGLRDGAFTWSADAALANLAGQDGEKAIRSQEPVKIAAQWKDSPAGPRLDRFTLTAPSAEATVVTTDDRMHGDFQVNLAEMAEQAGQFIDMRDLECRGFARGNFQYTTTHNTEFEAKADVKLSELVVTQGQRLLWEEPQLVVDWRAAGQADHMLPKSLATSSMILHGDRDELAVTLLEAVDLSAAGNWLVKIDGTGPVDSWAGRLRPWMQGIPDEFAGQAKLQAKLAITPVELAVSDLAGSIDKLHIRKGSMAVDDPHIDFSGDCSWNAAANNYHSQEFQLAGSIVAFRSRDVRIDLAAGELPIVTGEIAYRTDLERLAAAAGLVSGRDSTWPRGAATGVLRLATNSEQILADFSLDAEGLQLVRAGTSKNSTRQPPVVVWSEPQLHSTGKAIYKIADEQVALEKFSIDGQTLQLTGMATWDKPVEGGEIAVQGTAHYDPESLDRLIANYTGPGVRIEGDRVVRFEARGRMPKGESAHWSQLWQATAEGGWSKASVFGLPITAGNFQGSLGAGQLVIAPLDIAVGEGRFSASPRVVFDPLPKHLLIPAGPLVTDVQISPAVSEEMLKYVAPILAGATRVDGKFSVDLAESKIPLDAPKLANTAGRLAVHELTVLPGPMVADLATTIQQLQAIKKGKDLLQGGVAPKPAKLLSMHDQQIEFQVVEGRVYHRNLVFTIDDVPVRSQGSVGFDQSLALMIDIPIQDRWIDGEDALRGLAGQSLQVPIYGTFEKPRVDQEAMANLTKQLLRETARQAIGGEINRQLEKLFKQR; translated from the coding sequence ATGTCACGGCGCCGCAATTCGAACGACGGGCAACCGCGCCGCAAGAGTCGGTTCAAGCGTCGTATGTTTGCTCTCTTGCTTTTGGTTGTGGTGACTGTCTCCGCTGCCCCCACGATGATCGCCTATTCGCCGCTGCGCGATACGCTTTTGAATTGGCAAATGCCACAGGGTGGGTGGCACATTCAGAGTGAGCAGGGCTGCCTTTCCTGGATTGGTTCTCAATCGTTGACGAATGTGGCCATCGTTGCTCCCGATGGCAATCCTTTGTTGACGGTCGAGTCGCTTACTGTTGAACGCTCCCTAGTGGGGCTCGCGCTGCATTCGCGAGACTTGGGTGCCGTGCGTCTCGTGCAGCCCGTGGCATATGTGACGACTCGCTCCGATGGAAGTAATCTGGAAGATTTCTTGGCTGCCGTCGACAAACGCAGAGCATCAATCCCCGCAGAGTCAGGTGATCCAAGTAAACTTGTAGAGAAAATCTCGTTGCGACTCGACATCGTCGATGGAAGTGTGCACGGCTTCGATACGACTGCCGAGTCTAAATGGCAAGTCGATCAAACCAATCTCAAAGCTGTCCTTGCGGCAGAGCGTGGGCTTATCTCAGCAGACGGTTCGGCGGTTGTGCGCTATGCGGACGATCAAACGGGGAGCGTCAAAATCCGCGTCCAGGAGGCCGCCGACAATCATCAGCAACTAGACATGATTGCTGAGGGATTGTTGCTTGAACCGTTGCGGCCCTTGTTGCTTCGTACGCTGGGTGATTGCCAATTGGCAGGTGTCGCCGCGTTCGATGTCCATGTCCTGTGGAATCCGAAAAATGAGGGTCCACTGACTCTTTCGACTTGGGGACATACCGAGTGCGATTCTCTTACATTCTCGGGCGAAGTTCTCCAAGGGGACCGCTTGGAGTGCTCTCGGCTCGAGATTCCATGGAAGGCGAGCTTCGCCCATGGTGAAGTTGGCATCAGTGAATTGAAACTCAAATGCGATTGGGCTGAAGTTGCTGCTCAAGGGGCGCTGGCGCTGGAGGAACTCAAGACCTTCAGTCTCGCGAACCTCCCACAGCGGGAGTTCAAGCTCACCGGCAAAGTGTCGCTCGCGCGACTTGCGCAGATGCTGCCTCATGTGCTGCAAATACGCGACGGAGTTCGCATCGATGCAGGAGAGGTGGAGTGGAATGCCAACAGCGGACTGCGTGATGGTGCCTTTACCTGGTCTGCTGACGCCGCGCTGGCCAACCTGGCTGGCCAAGATGGGGAGAAGGCAATTCGCTCTCAGGAACCTGTGAAGATTGCCGCACAATGGAAGGACTCGCCTGCTGGTCCCCGTTTGGATCGATTCACGCTCACGGCTCCTTCCGCAGAAGCAACCGTGGTAACGACTGATGATCGGATGCATGGAGATTTTCAGGTAAACCTCGCCGAGATGGCTGAGCAGGCAGGACAGTTTATCGACATGCGCGATCTGGAATGCCGAGGATTCGCGCGAGGAAACTTTCAATACACGACGACTCACAATACCGAATTCGAGGCCAAAGCGGACGTCAAGCTCAGCGAGTTGGTTGTCACCCAGGGGCAGCGCCTCCTGTGGGAGGAACCCCAGTTGGTGGTGGACTGGCGTGCTGCTGGCCAAGCAGACCATATGCTACCGAAGTCGCTCGCTACCAGTTCCATGATACTGCATGGGGATCGCGATGAATTGGCAGTGACCCTCTTAGAGGCCGTGGATCTTTCCGCTGCAGGCAACTGGCTGGTAAAAATCGATGGCACGGGTCCCGTTGATTCCTGGGCGGGCCGCTTGCGTCCTTGGATGCAGGGTATCCCCGACGAGTTCGCAGGCCAAGCCAAACTGCAGGCCAAGCTCGCAATCACTCCGGTTGAATTGGCCGTGAGCGATCTGGCGGGAAGCATTGATAAACTGCATATTCGCAAAGGGTCGATGGCAGTGGATGACCCTCACATTGACTTTTCGGGAGATTGCAGCTGGAACGCAGCGGCGAACAACTACCACTCGCAAGAATTCCAACTCGCCGGAAGCATCGTCGCGTTCCGCTCGCGGGATGTGCGGATTGATTTGGCGGCCGGCGAGTTGCCTATCGTGACCGGTGAGATTGCCTATCGCACTGATTTGGAACGGTTGGCAGCAGCGGCGGGCCTCGTAAGTGGACGCGATTCGACTTGGCCACGTGGTGCAGCGACAGGCGTGTTGCGCTTGGCAACCAACTCCGAACAGATTCTGGCAGATTTTTCCTTGGATGCAGAGGGTTTGCAGTTAGTTCGCGCAGGGACAAGCAAGAACTCGACTCGCCAACCACCGGTAGTTGTCTGGTCCGAGCCTCAACTGCATAGCACCGGAAAGGCAATCTATAAGATCGCCGACGAGCAGGTAGCGCTTGAGAAATTCAGCATCGACGGTCAAACGCTGCAACTTACTGGCATGGCGACCTGGGACAAACCGGTTGAGGGGGGAGAAATCGCAGTCCAAGGAACTGCCCACTACGATCCCGAGTCACTCGACCGGTTGATCGCCAACTATACCGGCCCTGGTGTGCGCATCGAAGGAGATCGTGTCGTGCGATTCGAAGCGCGTGGCAGAATGCCCAAAGGAGAGTCGGCGCACTGGTCACAGCTTTGGCAAGCGACCGCCGAAGGTGGGTGGTCCAAAGCCTCGGTGTTCGGATTGCCCATCACGGCAGGCAATTTTCAGGGTTCGCTCGGCGCGGGCCAACTTGTGATCGCACCGCTGGACATTGCAGTCGGCGAGGGCAGATTCTCGGCAAGTCCCCGCGTGGTATTCGATCCACTGCCAAAACATTTGTTAATCCCCGCAGGTCCGTTGGTTACCGATGTGCAGATTTCGCCAGCGGTGAGTGAGGAGATGCTCAAATACGTGGCCCCAATCCTTGCAGGAGCGACGCGCGTCGATGGCAAGTTCTCGGTCGATTTGGCGGAATCCAAGATCCCACTGGATGCCCCCAAGCTTGCCAACACCGCAGGTAGACTGGCGGTGCATGAACTGACAGTCCTTCCTGGCCCCATGGTGGCTGACCTGGCAACTACGATCCAGCAGCTTCAAGCCATCAAGAAGGGCAAAGATTTGTTGCAAGGGGGAGTCGCCCCTAAACCTGCCAAGCTGCTTTCAATGCACGATCAGCAGATTGAGTTTCAAGTCGTGGAGGGTCGCGTCTATCACCGGAATCTGGTCTTCACAATCGACGACGTGCCGGTCCGCTCGCAAGGATCAGTAGGATTTGATCAAAGCCTGGCTCTGATGATCGACATCCCCATCCAAGACCGCTGGATCGATGGCGAAGACGCGCTGAGAGGGCTCGCAGGCCAAAGCCTGCAAGTCCCCATTTACGGCACCTTCGAAAAACCCCGTGTCGACCAAGAGGCCATGGCAAACCTCACCAAGCAACTCCTGCGCGAAACCGCCCGCCAGGCGATCGGTGGTGAGATCAATCGGCAGTTGGAGAAGTTGTTCAAACAGAGGTGA
- a CDS encoding DUF433 domain-containing protein — translation MASVVSTNPNVLGGTPVFTGTRVPVNSLFDYLKRGRNIDYFLEQFPTVQRSQVEHLLDEVKIQALACQSQS, via the coding sequence ATGGCGAGCGTAGTCTCAACTAATCCGAACGTCTTGGGTGGAACCCCTGTATTCACTGGCACTCGAGTGCCAGTTAACTCGCTATTTGACTATCTCAAACGTGGCAGAAATATCGACTATTTCTTGGAGCAGTTCCCTACTGTTCAGCGCAGTCAGGTCGAGCACCTACTGGATGAAGTCAAGATTCAGGCACTCGCCTGTCAATCACAGTCATGA
- a CDS encoding DUF5615 family PIN-like protein: MKLLLDENLPHSLRHEISGHECFTVAYMDWAGIENGELLSLAASSGFGAFLTKDANLRYEQNLIEIPIAVVILRAATNDIDDIRPLLPQLLKALSHLQPKQVTVVA; the protein is encoded by the coding sequence ATGAAGCTGCTTCTGGATGAAAACCTGCCGCATTCTCTTCGTCATGAAATATCTGGGCACGAATGTTTCACCGTGGCATATATGGATTGGGCCGGGATTGAAAACGGTGAGTTACTATCGCTCGCAGCTTCGTCTGGCTTTGGTGCATTTCTGACAAAGGACGCCAACCTTCGATACGAGCAAAACCTGATTGAGATACCGATAGCTGTAGTAATTCTTCGGGCAGCAACAAATGACATCGACGATATTCGCCCACTTCTGCCGCAATTGCTCAAAGCATTGAGCCACTTGCAACCCAAACAGGTAACAGTTGTTGCCTGA
- a CDS encoding biotin/lipoyl-binding protein yields MATLAQSIVSSSSRKLAIRVRPDLKARKQRYQGRVYWVVKDPVGLQYFRFEEEEFAILQMLDGESSLEEIAERFEKDFPPQTIRVEELQNFIGMLHRSGLVLSDSAGQGVQLKKRRDEKRKQELIQNFSNILSFRMRGIDPEGILNAIYPWVRWFFSVPATICACILALSALSLVIVQFDVFQSKLPSFHSFFAAQNWLVIAGVLAVTKIIHEFGHGLSCKHFGGECHEMGIMLLVLTPCLYCNVSDSWMLPNRWHRAAIGAAGMYVEVVIASIATFIWWFSEPGFLNYLCLNIMFVSSVSTIVFNANPLLRYDGYYILSDIMEIPNLRQKASTILNRKLGWWCLGLEEPDDPFLPHRHQGWFALYTVASFFYRWVVLLSILYFLNKVFEPYGLKILGQAIAVASLYGMIVMPFWKVFKFFRVPGRVSKVKKVRMFASLALLAAVVGGILFIPFPSSVTCEFELQPRGSESVYIDVAGTLEEVLVEPGQNVEEGQLLARLRNIDLELEIEKIQGQREASQRQFDSLKDMQHYDQNAGLQIDVVRERLASLDEQLVQKQRDLDRLELTAPRAGTVIPPPYRPDARSNQEVELASWSGWPMEEKNLGATFLPDGSENLFCQIGDPNQWDAVLVINQSDLDLVREGQEVRLMFNESAYHVFVSTLQSVADDEMKSISPRLASTSGGAVPAQHDPGGEVKPLDTSYQAEVQLDNSLGIFRNGLTGTARIKTEPRTLASRLYRYLKRTFNFDL; encoded by the coding sequence ATGGCCACCCTTGCTCAAAGCATCGTTTCGAGTTCGTCGCGTAAGCTGGCGATACGGGTACGGCCTGATCTGAAGGCTCGCAAGCAGCGCTACCAGGGGCGGGTCTATTGGGTGGTCAAAGATCCTGTGGGGTTACAGTACTTCCGTTTTGAGGAAGAAGAGTTCGCCATCTTGCAGATGCTTGACGGGGAATCGAGCCTCGAGGAGATCGCCGAGCGGTTTGAGAAAGATTTTCCGCCCCAGACGATCCGAGTCGAGGAACTCCAGAACTTTATCGGCATGTTGCACCGCAGTGGGTTGGTACTCTCCGACTCGGCGGGGCAGGGGGTTCAGCTCAAGAAGCGACGTGACGAAAAACGCAAGCAGGAGCTGATCCAAAACTTCAGCAACATCTTGTCGTTTCGCATGCGGGGGATCGATCCTGAGGGAATTCTCAATGCGATCTATCCTTGGGTCCGTTGGTTTTTCTCGGTGCCAGCGACCATCTGTGCGTGCATCCTGGCATTGAGTGCCCTGTCGCTGGTCATTGTGCAGTTCGATGTATTTCAATCAAAGCTACCGTCGTTTCACTCGTTCTTTGCCGCCCAGAACTGGCTGGTGATCGCCGGTGTATTGGCGGTCACAAAAATCATTCACGAATTTGGTCACGGCCTTTCCTGCAAGCATTTCGGTGGCGAATGTCACGAGATGGGCATCATGCTGTTGGTACTCACACCCTGCCTCTATTGCAATGTTTCCGACTCCTGGATGTTGCCGAATCGTTGGCATCGGGCGGCCATTGGTGCGGCGGGGATGTATGTAGAAGTGGTCATCGCCTCGATCGCCACGTTTATCTGGTGGTTCAGCGAGCCCGGCTTCTTGAACTACCTCTGCCTGAACATCATGTTCGTCAGTTCTGTGAGTACCATCGTGTTCAACGCGAATCCGCTGTTGCGCTATGACGGGTATTACATTCTGAGCGATATCATGGAGATCCCCAACTTGCGCCAAAAGGCCAGTACGATTCTCAATCGCAAGCTCGGCTGGTGGTGCTTGGGACTCGAAGAGCCTGACGACCCGTTCTTGCCGCATCGCCATCAGGGGTGGTTCGCGCTCTACACGGTCGCATCGTTCTTCTATCGCTGGGTCGTGCTGCTCTCGATTCTGTACTTTCTCAACAAAGTGTTCGAGCCGTATGGACTCAAGATTCTGGGGCAAGCGATTGCAGTGGCATCTTTGTATGGCATGATCGTGATGCCATTTTGGAAAGTGTTCAAGTTTTTCCGTGTACCGGGGAGGGTGAGTAAAGTGAAAAAGGTCCGGATGTTTGCGTCGCTGGCATTGTTGGCCGCTGTGGTGGGTGGGATTCTTTTCATCCCTTTCCCGTCGAGCGTGACTTGTGAATTCGAACTCCAGCCGCGCGGGTCAGAGTCGGTCTACATCGACGTGGCAGGGACACTCGAAGAAGTGCTGGTCGAACCGGGCCAGAACGTCGAAGAAGGCCAATTGCTTGCTCGCCTACGCAACATCGATTTGGAGCTAGAGATAGAAAAAATTCAGGGGCAGCGCGAAGCGAGCCAACGTCAATTCGATAGTCTTAAGGATATGCAGCACTATGATCAAAACGCCGGCTTACAGATCGACGTGGTCCGCGAACGCTTAGCATCGCTCGATGAGCAACTCGTACAAAAACAGCGCGACCTCGATCGGCTCGAACTGACTGCCCCGCGCGCCGGTACCGTGATTCCCCCTCCGTATCGGCCTGATGCCCGCTCAAATCAGGAGGTCGAACTTGCCAGTTGGTCGGGTTGGCCAATGGAAGAAAAGAATCTGGGCGCCACTTTCTTGCCCGATGGATCAGAGAATCTATTTTGCCAGATTGGCGATCCCAACCAGTGGGATGCCGTGCTGGTGATCAATCAGAGCGATTTGGATCTGGTGCGCGAAGGGCAAGAGGTGCGTCTCATGTTTAACGAGTCAGCCTACCATGTCTTCGTGAGTACCCTCCAGTCGGTGGCCGACGACGAAATGAAAAGCATCAGCCCCCGCTTGGCCAGCACCTCGGGGGGCGCAGTACCCGCCCAACACGATCCCGGAGGCGAGGTCAAACCACTCGACACCTCCTACCAGGCCGAAGTGCAATTAGACAATTCCCTCGGTATCTTTCGCAACGGCCTCACCGGCACGGCGCGCATCAAGACGGAACCGCGTACTCTGGCGAGCCGCTTGTATCGTTATCTGAAGCGGACGTTTAATTTTGATTTGTAG